A segment of the Candidatus Woesearchaeota archaeon genome:
AATTTCTAAGATTATTATCATTAGCATCTTCAAAGATGCTTATAAGGATTTCTCCTATTTCTTTTGCGGTTAAACCAATGTTAGTTTCGATTTCTAGTTTATCTGTTAAAGAATTTACAATTATACTCGCAACAGCATTAAAATCTGGAGTTAGGTTAATTTTATATCCTACCAACTTTTCTTTATACTCAGAGAATATACTCTGGTTTCTATCCTCAGAGTCTCCTGAATCATTGGGGATATTACTTGCTGTATTAGTTGGCTTTGCTTCATTTCTATCTCCAGTAAATCCTATCTTGGGCTCGTTACCAATAAGTATAACTTTTGCATTATACTGCTCAACGAAATTATTTATATAACCCAATAAATCCCGCATCTCACATGAGGTTCTTTCAATATCATCAAAAACGAATAAAATTTTTCTGTTCTTACTCTTTGGTAAGAAGGCTAGCCAGTCCGATTTGCTTGGAAAATCCTTAGACTCGAGAGCAATATTTTTAAGTATAATGTTAAAGGCAGTTTTTCCTAATATTCTGCAGAGCTTACCAAGCTTCGAGTCATAGAACTTTTTTTTATTAAAGACCTGAAGCAATAGTTCTGTAGATAATTTCTCGTCTAACTCTTGGATTGAAGCAATGCCAAACAATGAAATATATACAACTCTCGTGCTGTCAGTTATAACGCTCTTAAGGGATCCCTTAATAAAATGTGTCTTTCCAATACCCCATTCTCCATTGATAAAAAGAGAATACTGGTAATCACTTGATTTAATATACTCTAGAATTCCAGATTTCACATCTTCAAGACTTGTAGTATTGGACATTTTCATTAAACAACCCCTTGTCCTTGCAGTAATCAGGATTATTATTCCTGGACTGATAGTCCTCGGAAAATACAATTCTCATTTGAACATAAGCATTTTTTTACTCTCAATATCCAATTAATACCATACTTAAGTTGAAAATGCTTACTAAATTTTTATTATATAACTAAGTGGCTAGCAATATACGCTCTAGTAGTTTCCAATAATCCAAGCCGGTTAACTAGTGCAAAAATGAATTCTTTGACAAGCATTAATATACATAATCATGGAGGACCGGAGGTCGAAAAGATTATAAGAGGTTCTGACTTATTATGCGATGTAATAGAGATTTATTACCTTAACAAGAATTTACAAAAAAAGCAAATTAACCCTGGAAAGAGGCCTTCTCTGCTTGGTAGTATATCTAAGCCAATAGCTTCAGATTCTTTATTCTGCCTTTGGTTGTAGCCAATTCTTAGAATTTTAGGTGGACATTTAATGCAACTGCTCGCGATTGATGATGCCCAATGAATTAATTCATTGCTCTCAGCACAGAGCGCTACTATACTAATAAATCAAGACTGGTCGTATTTTTAACTCTTATCCGGTCGTGATATTGAGCGCTGAGGAGTTTTGCAATGATTAACATATCCAGATTGAATGAGGTTCTTGCGGAGTACAAACAGGATTTCATTGATAAGCAGTGGAAGAATGAGAAATACAAATGGGAAGCAGTCAAGTGCTTTCAAGACAATTGGGATATCAATGCTGCAAACTTCTCAGAAATGTTGGCACACTCCATTGCTAAAACAGAGAACCTACTGGCTTCAATGAATTACCTGCCGGCTGCAATGATCAAGAGTTTTGCTTTGCAGGCCCCCGAGGAAGTTCGAGCTATGTTCATGCATCTGTACGATGAAAGAAGGGATGTGTATGAACGAATCGATGCATTTAAGAGTGAGTCAGCTGTACTTCTGGAAAAATACGGTAAAGGGGCAAAACAGCATTATCAGAAGGAAAATGCCATCACCACGTACTTGTGGCTTCGATATCCTGATACTTATTACATCTATAAATATAGTGAAGTGAGCGCCGTATCTAATGAGCTGGAGAGTTCATACACGTTCAAAAGCGGTGCGTATGCAAGCAACATTCGCAACAGTCTTCTACTTTATAACGAACTATGCGAGGAATTGCAGAAAGATCAGGAGCTGAAACAGCTGCTTGTTTCACAAGTAACTCCAAGCTGTTATCCTGATCCAGAACTACGTACATTGACTATTGATGTAGGCTTCTATATCAGTCGCAAGATTAAGGAGCCCAAGCAAGTTAACGATGATCTGTGGTTCCCAAAGAACTATTCACCTGAAATCACTTCTGAGCAGTGGGTTGTGCTTCTGAATGATAAAGAGGTTTTCACCACAGGTAGTCTTGAAATTATGAAAAGACTCAAGGATTACGGTGGTATGGCCAGCTGTACACAACTATCAGTCAAGTATGGAGAAAATTTACATTTCTATCTCAATGGTTCTGTGGCTTTAGCTCGACGGATTAAGGAAAAGACTAATTGTCCAATACTAGATGACGAGGAAAATTCTCGGTATTGGCCGATTCTTTATATTGGTCGTGAAGCAGATAAGTCTGATGCCGGCAGCTATATATGGAAGCTTCGTAATGAACTCTCTCATGCACTCGATACGATTGATATGAGCCAAGTACAACTGTATGCCAAGGTTGCCGATTCTGTAGTTCATGGTTACTGGTGGCTTAATGCGAACCCGAAAATTTGGAGCTTCTCCGACATCGCGATTGGAGATGTGCAATCGTATACTTTGTATAATGATAATGGCAATAAACGGCGAATTTTTCAGAATTTCCTTGACGTAAAAGCAGGGGATTACTTGATTGGTTATGAATCTAACCCAGTCAAGAAAGTTGTAGCATTGGGAAAATTCGTTGCTGAGCAAGATGGAGAGAAGGTCTGTTTTGAAAAAGTGGAAGGCTTAGCCTCACCGATTGATTATCAAGTGGTAAAGAGTTGCCCTGAACTGGAGAAAATGGAGTACTTCATAAACCCACAGGGAAGCTTATTCAAACTGACCAAAGGTGAGTATGACTTTATTCTGGACCTTATCAGGGAAGAAAACCCAATCTTATCAGAGAATCGTGCAACCCCGTATACCAAGGAAGATTTTCTGAACGAAGTATATATGGCTGAGGATCAGTATGAGATGTTGGTAGCCGTTATACGGAATAAGAAGAATGTTATTCTACAAGGTCCTCCAGGGGTTGGAAAAACGTTTGCTGCCAAGCGTCTTGCATATTCCATAATGGAAGAAAGGGACGAGAACCGTATAGAATTTGTCCAGTTCCATCAGAGTTATTCGTATGAGGATTTTATGATGGGGTATAAGCCGGTAAATGATGGTTTCGAACTGAAGTATGGAATATTCTATCGCTTCTGCCAGAAGGCGGCTAATCAACCGGAGAAAGATTTCTTTTTCATCATCGATGAAATAAACCGGGGGAACTTGAGTCGCATTTTCGGTGAGTTGCTCATGCTTCTTGAACGTGACTATCGGGGGACAAAGGCTACACTGGCTTACAATGGGCTCACTTTCTCGGTTCCTCAAAATGTGTTTATCATTGGAATGATGAATACTGCTGATCGCAGTCTTGCCATGATGGATTATGCTCTCCGTCGTCGTTTCAGTTTTTTTGAGCTTAAGCCGGGATTTGATTCTGTAGGATTTGTGCAGTATCAACATGCATTACACGATGAGGTATTTGATAGGCTTATAAGCATAATCAAAGAGTTGAACAGCGAAATTGTACTGGATAATTCTTTGGGCAAAGGCTTTTGTATTGGACATAGCTACTTCTGTGGTCAGTCAGCCTGTACGGATACCTGGCTGCAATCTGTCATTCAGTATGAAGTGTTGCCCATGCTTAATGAGTACTGGTTTGATGATCCTAATAGGTTGCAAAAGTGGGAAAATCTCTTATCTGGTGTTTTCCAATGAAGCAATATGGTAGAGTTTTTATTAAGAACATCTACTATATGCTCTCTTATGCTTTCAACGCCTTAAGGCAGGAGAGCTTTGAAGATATTGCAAAGGAAGAATTCTCCAATATTCACAATGTCTTTGCAGCAATCCTTGCTAGAGGGATAAGTTTGCAGTTGAAACAAGGTTTATATCGGGAGTATCTGAATCGTTCCGAAAATCTGGCGGTTTTGCGGGGCAAAATTGAGATGGAAGAAACGATTCAGCAAATTATTGCACATAAGCAAAAATTGATTTGCGAGTATGATGAGCTTTCAGAGAACAACCAGCTCAACCAAATTCTTAAGACAACTACGATGATTCTCTTTCGACATCCACAAGTGGATTCAAAATATAAAGATGCATTGAAAAAGGAGATGCTTTTTTTCTCACATGTAGATACCCTTGAACCTACAACAATTCATTGGTCTGCAATTCGATTTCAAAGAAATAATATGACATACAAGATGCTGATCAGTATCTGTCAGTTAGTTCTTGATGGGATGCTGATGTCGACTGAACCTGGAGTTTATTCCCTGGCTTCTTTTGTAGATGACCAGTACATGCATCGTCTTTATGAGAAATTCATCCTGGAGTATTACCGCAAGGAGTATCCTTCTCTACAGGTGAGTGCAGCACAGATTTCTTGGGCTCTTGATGATGGGCTAGGTGCGATGCTGCCGATCATGCAAAGCGATATTACGTTGTCTAATGGAAGTAAGGTGCTGATTATTGATGCAAAGTTCTATGCACATACTACTCAATCGCTGCATGCTGCACATACCATCCATTCCAACAATCTCTACCAAATATTTACCTATGTGAAAAACAAGGATGCAGGCCTTAAAGAAATCCCACATGAAGTTGCTGGTATGCTGCTTTATGCAAGAACTGATGAGACCCTCCTTCCCAATAAATCCTATCAGATGAGCGGTAATACGATTATGGTACAGACGCTGGACTTGAATTGTGATTTTTCGATTATTGCAGGACAGCTGAATGCTATTTTTAAGGAATATTTTGGGGTTGTGTTCAACAAGTGTTGATGTAGGAAATAAAAATTTGGCTTAAGCGATAGGCCCCAATTTGACCAATTCTTTTTCATCAGGAGTTATTAAAATGGGAAAAGTAAATTCGTCAATTACAACAATTCAACAACCAGAGTTATTTGAAAATGTTTCCTCAACATCCTCTATTGTTAAGTCATGGAATGAAGGCTTGGTTTTGCGTGAGGAGAGTCTGTGTGATAGTGAACATCCAATTGAGGGGCTAAGGACTCCACAAATAGGTGCTATTTGTGCAATTAAAGCCCATTGGTCTATCAATGATAATAAGCCAGCAATCATTGTAATGCCCACAGGCTCAGGAAAAACCGATACAATGATTGCCTGCATGATTTGGGAATCCTTAGAACATGTTTTAGTTGTTGTACCAACTGCGTTATTACGATCTCAAATAGCGAGTAAATTTGAGGATTTAGGAATCTTAAGCCGATACGGGTTACTAAAAGAAGGTGTAATAAAACCCAACGTATTCGAACTGAAAAATTGGCCAGATTCACACCAGAAAAGTTTTGAAATCTTTAGGAACAACAATGTGGTTGTGACTACAGTTGCGATGATCTCAAAAAAGAAACAGGAGGAATTCCATGCTTTGATTAGTGATTATGACGCAGTCTTTTTTGATGAAGCACACCATACCACAGCTCCGACATGGACAAAGATCAGAAATGCCTTCACTGGGAAAAGAATCCTCCAATTCACAGCAACCCCATTCAGACGAGATGAAAAACTTATTCTTGGGAAAATTATCTATAATTACCCACTATCACGCGCAATGAGGGATGGTATATTCACAAAAATTCATTTTCATCCAATAGATGAATATGATCGAAGCAGTGCCGATAAGGAAATAGCAAAAAAAGCCCTTTCATTACTACGCTCTGACCGTGAAGCTGGAAAAAATCATATGCTGCTAGTTCGGGCAAACACAATAGATAGAGCGAATTTTCTATATAATCAATTCTATAACATTACTGAAAACTCCGATTTATTTCCTGTACTTGTTACTTCAGATCGAAAAAAATTGAAACCTAAAAATGCGATGGAGTTGATTGCGAAAAGGCAAGCGAAAATAATTGTATCTGTTGACATGTTCGGGGAAGGTATAGATTTGCCAAATTTAAAAATTGCTGCATTACATGATCAGTACAAGTCATTGCCAATTACCCTGCAGTTTATAGGTAGAATCACAAGAAGTGAAGCAAATTTAGGAGAAGCCAAATTTGTAGCAAATTTAGGAGACGAAACATTCATTCCTGCTTTGCAAAAATTATATATTGAGAATGCAGATTGGAATAAAGTTCTTCCAGAATTATCTAGATATGCTGTTTTGAGGAGAACCTCTTTTCAGGAACTAGTTGAACGATTCGTGAAAAACGAAGATGAGGAGTTAGAATTAACACATCTACTATCCATATTTAAACCAACTGTAAGTATGCGAGTATTTGGGTATACGGATGATTCCACAATTAATATTAATAATTGGGGAGTTGTTCTAAAAGGCGATCCAGCAGTTTACGTTGCAAATGATGAGAATCTGCTAATCTCGTTTTCCAAAGAGTCCATGCGATTAAATTGGATGTCGGGGCCAGAGTGTACAGATATTCGATGGGGCTATAGCCTGGTATATATCGATCGTACACGTAAGTTGTGTTATGTGAACTCTTCAGAACATGGAATAAATGAATTTGACCTTGCTGAAGCTATAGTACCATCAAGGTATGCCATAGACCCCGAATTCAATTTTAGAGTATTCGGTGGAATGAAGCGCTTGTTATTATCGAATGTTGGTTTGAAGAAGATGATGGGGAATAGAAGCATTACTTATCAATCTTTTATTGGAAGTAATGTGGAAGATGGCCTCTCATACATACTGAGACATTCAAGTCAAAAGTCCAACCTGTTTGGAACTGGTTATGAGGGTTGCGGTCCAGAAACAATAGGAGCCGCCGCAAAAGGAAGGATTTGGTCTTTTAAACAAGATAATCTGGATAATTTTTTAAGATGGGCTGAGCTATGTGGTGAAAAATTAAAAGATTCAAGTATCTCGGTTGAATCAATACTGAAGGGTGTTTTGAAACCAAGAAAAATTGAAGAATTCCCTCCGATTGGTATAATTTGTGTTGAACAAAACTCTGATTTGATTTCTGAGAAGGGAGAATCTCAATATAGTGTAATTCTTGACAACCAAGAGATTGATATCTTTGACACAGAACTTAAGCCTGAACTGGAGGATGGCTATAATCAATATCATCTAATAATTTCAATGATTATTGGGAGAAACAGAATAAAGGTTCCTCTAAAAATGACTCTAGATAATTCAGGTTTCAGATTTGAAAGGTTAGAATTATTAACTGATATTAAAATAAAGAAAGGAAATATTATTTCGAGTATTGAGGCTTTATTGAATGATAACCCACCATCAATCATTTTTGCTGATTTTAGCTTTCTGATTGGGGCATATTATGTACCGATTGAAGAAATCTCTAGCGAGATAGAACTTGATGAAGATTATCTAGAAGTCTGGAATTGGGATGGAGTGAATATTAGAAGTGAATCATATATTCCAGAAAAGAATAATATTGATTCTGTTCAATATAAAGTTCTCGAAAAAGAAAAAGACTTATGGGATGTCTTGTACCTTGATGATGGCTGCGGAGAAATAGCAGATATTGTTGCTTTGAAAGATACTGATGACTCCATCAGAGCATGCTTTTATCATTGCAAATTCAGTAGTGAGGATATGCCAGGGGCTAGGAAAAAAGATTTATACGAATTATGCGGTCAAGCCCGACTTTCTGTTAAGTGGAAGAATGCATCGACGAATTTATTTAAACAATTATTGCGGAGGAGTAAGGGAAAGGCGAATAGATTTATAAAGGGGTCAAGCAATGACTTAAAAAACATGAAGAGGTCACTCATTGATAAGAGCCTTGATTTGTCAATCATTCTCGTCCAGCCAGGTGTTAGTAAGACGAAAATATCCATCCAAATGAAAAGTATGCTTACAGCAACACAATCGTATTTAATGGATACAAATAGTATTAAATCAAGAATCATCTGTTCGTTATGAATAGGACCCTATTTAAAATTACACACGTTCATTTTAGTAGAAAGACTTGAGAAGATGCTGTCGAGGAGATTGGCTGGGCAAGTATGGTACGTGAATAAGTATAAATTAATTCATGACATACTAGGTTTTATTATTTGAACCACCACGCAAATTAGAAAAGATATTTATACTATTAAAAATCTGTTTAGAAGTATGTTTCAGTAAAAGGAGCTTTATATGCCGATACACTTTCATGTTTTCGGGGCACTTGCAATTCTATCGTATACCAGTGAACAAGATTCATACATAATGAGGCTGCATCAGGAATTCATCCATACAGACGCAGAAAAAGAGATCTCAATCACTCGTATCTATACTTTTTCACAACTTCAATATCTTACGAGAGATAATTGCAAAAATTTGGTAGAAGGAGTTGAAAATGAGTCCAATGTACTACTCAAGGAGTTGTTTTCCGATTATTCAATCAGCTTTAAAGTAGCAAATTTAGTAAATGGATACTACAAATTCATTCCAAGCGTAGTTGGCGGAATTGAGTTATTCATCTCCAAAGATATTCAGCTAAAAGATAAAATCTTTCGAGCAAGTAGAGACATATCGATTATGCTAAAAATTGTACAACTTGGCTATGATTATTTATATATCGGTGGAGATCATGAGAACGCAATTGTTTGGGATACATATAAAGAACTTCTTAAAAGATTTCCAACGAGTACAGAACTAACTCGCTATTCAGGGAAAAGGATATCAGAGGTTCTGCATGAGTTTTTTCCATCCTCTGTCGATTGGGAAGAGAAATACAGAAGATATATGTCCAGAAGAGAAACAAATACAGCAATGCTAGAAAATCAATTCCTTCAGGATCTTGATCTTAATACAACTGTAATGCAAGAAAAGAAGAAATTAATAAGACTACGAACCACATTGGAAAACATGCTGTCATCAAGTTTGCGGTTTAAAGAAAAAGAATGGCAATCAATGATTTTTGAAATATTGAGACTTCTTTTTCCTAAGTATTGTAAAGTCTTTAAGGAATTCAGGATTCAAAATCCAAGCAACGCTCGATCGCATTTTCGTTCAGATTTTGTGATGGCAGATTATGATGGGTTCATTGATATTGTCGAAATCAAAATACCAGAAATCTCATGCATGTCCAGTACAAGAAAATACCGGAATAATTACTTTCCAACAAAAGAGCTTTCGGGCACTATTATCCAAGTGGAAAATTATATATATTCGCTGACATATTGGGGTAAAAACGGTGAATTAGCAATTAACAAAAAATATCAGAATGAATTGCCTCCTGGCGTGGCGCTACGAACCGTGTCCCCACGAGGTATAATAATTATGGGCCGAAATTCAGATTTTAACACAGATAAACTAAAACTGGATTTTGAGTTAATAAAAAAACAATATCGAAATATTATTGATATACTTACCTATGACGATCTATTGAGACGTTTAACCACTCTGATTAATGCATACTAAAATGGGAAGATATATAAAAGTCCTTGACACTAGCAACTACCTACAATGTTTGAGCCCGTCCAGGGCAGGAGGAATTTACGTAGCCTTTAGTCAAGTGTGCAAGAGATTTACAGATAAGTAGGTTGATAATATTCCGTAATTACCTGCCAATAGGCAAGAAAATCAGACAATGAGCTTGATTTGATTTGAATTATACTTTGATTGGTCGTACAGTGAAAACAATTGGGACCAATTGAGTTGTAAAT
Coding sequences within it:
- a CDS encoding EVE domain-containing protein, which translates into the protein MINISRLNEVLAEYKQDFIDKQWKNEKYKWEAVKCFQDNWDINAANFSEMLAHSIAKTENLLASMNYLPAAMIKSFALQAPEEVRAMFMHLYDERRDVYERIDAFKSESAVLLEKYGKGAKQHYQKENAITTYLWLRYPDTYYIYKYSEVSAVSNELESSYTFKSGAYASNIRNSLLLYNELCEELQKDQELKQLLVSQVTPSCYPDPELRTLTIDVGFYISRKIKEPKQVNDDLWFPKNYSPEITSEQWVVLLNDKEVFTTGSLEIMKRLKDYGGMASCTQLSVKYGENLHFYLNGSVALARRIKEKTNCPILDDEENSRYWPILYIGREADKSDAGSYIWKLRNELSHALDTIDMSQVQLYAKVADSVVHGYWWLNANPKIWSFSDIAIGDVQSYTLYNDNGNKRRIFQNFLDVKAGDYLIGYESNPVKKVVALGKFVAEQDGEKVCFEKVEGLASPIDYQVVKSCPELEKMEYFINPQGSLFKLTKGEYDFILDLIREENPILSENRATPYTKEDFLNEVYMAEDQYEMLVAVIRNKKNVILQGPPGVGKTFAAKRLAYSIMEERDENRIEFVQFHQSYSYEDFMMGYKPVNDGFELKYGIFYRFCQKAANQPEKDFFFIIDEINRGNLSRIFGELLMLLERDYRGTKATLAYNGLTFSVPQNVFIIGMMNTADRSLAMMDYALRRRFSFFELKPGFDSVGFVQYQHALHDEVFDRLISIIKELNSEIVLDNSLGKGFCIGHSYFCGQSACTDTWLQSVIQYEVLPMLNEYWFDDPNRLQKWENLLSGVFQ
- the mcrC gene encoding 5-methylcytosine-specific restriction endonuclease system specificity protein McrC: MKQYGRVFIKNIYYMLSYAFNALRQESFEDIAKEEFSNIHNVFAAILARGISLQLKQGLYREYLNRSENLAVLRGKIEMEETIQQIIAHKQKLICEYDELSENNQLNQILKTTTMILFRHPQVDSKYKDALKKEMLFFSHVDTLEPTTIHWSAIRFQRNNMTYKMLISICQLVLDGMLMSTEPGVYSLASFVDDQYMHRLYEKFILEYYRKEYPSLQVSAAQISWALDDGLGAMLPIMQSDITLSNGSKVLIIDAKFYAHTTQSLHAAHTIHSNNLYQIFTYVKNKDAGLKEIPHEVAGMLLYARTDETLLPNKSYQMSGNTIMVQTLDLNCDFSIIAGQLNAIFKEYFGVVFNKC
- a CDS encoding DEAD/DEAH box helicase family protein; amino-acid sequence: MGKVNSSITTIQQPELFENVSSTSSIVKSWNEGLVLREESLCDSEHPIEGLRTPQIGAICAIKAHWSINDNKPAIIVMPTGSGKTDTMIACMIWESLEHVLVVVPTALLRSQIASKFEDLGILSRYGLLKEGVIKPNVFELKNWPDSHQKSFEIFRNNNVVVTTVAMISKKKQEEFHALISDYDAVFFDEAHHTTAPTWTKIRNAFTGKRILQFTATPFRRDEKLILGKIIYNYPLSRAMRDGIFTKIHFHPIDEYDRSSADKEIAKKALSLLRSDREAGKNHMLLVRANTIDRANFLYNQFYNITENSDLFPVLVTSDRKKLKPKNAMELIAKRQAKIIVSVDMFGEGIDLPNLKIAALHDQYKSLPITLQFIGRITRSEANLGEAKFVANLGDETFIPALQKLYIENADWNKVLPELSRYAVLRRTSFQELVERFVKNEDEELELTHLLSIFKPTVSMRVFGYTDDSTININNWGVVLKGDPAVYVANDENLLISFSKESMRLNWMSGPECTDIRWGYSLVYIDRTRKLCYVNSSEHGINEFDLAEAIVPSRYAIDPEFNFRVFGGMKRLLLSNVGLKKMMGNRSITYQSFIGSNVEDGLSYILRHSSQKSNLFGTGYEGCGPETIGAAAKGRIWSFKQDNLDNFLRWAELCGEKLKDSSISVESILKGVLKPRKIEEFPPIGIICVEQNSDLISEKGESQYSVILDNQEIDIFDTELKPELEDGYNQYHLIISMIIGRNRIKVPLKMTLDNSGFRFERLELLTDIKIKKGNIISSIEALLNDNPPSIIFADFSFLIGAYYVPIEEISSEIELDEDYLEVWNWDGVNIRSESYIPEKNNIDSVQYKVLEKEKDLWDVLYLDDGCGEIADIVALKDTDDSIRACFYHCKFSSEDMPGARKKDLYELCGQARLSVKWKNASTNLFKQLLRRSKGKANRFIKGSSNDLKNMKRSLIDKSLDLSIILVQPGVSKTKISIQMKSMLTATQSYLMDTNSIKSRIICSL
- a CDS encoding DUF4263 domain-containing protein, producing MPIHFHVFGALAILSYTSEQDSYIMRLHQEFIHTDAEKEISITRIYTFSQLQYLTRDNCKNLVEGVENESNVLLKELFSDYSISFKVANLVNGYYKFIPSVVGGIELFISKDIQLKDKIFRASRDISIMLKIVQLGYDYLYIGGDHENAIVWDTYKELLKRFPTSTELTRYSGKRISEVLHEFFPSSVDWEEKYRRYMSRRETNTAMLENQFLQDLDLNTTVMQEKKKLIRLRTTLENMLSSSLRFKEKEWQSMIFEILRLLFPKYCKVFKEFRIQNPSNARSHFRSDFVMADYDGFIDIVEIKIPEISCMSSTRKYRNNYFPTKELSGTIIQVENYIYSLTYWGKNGELAINKKYQNELPPGVALRTVSPRGIIIMGRNSDFNTDKLKLDFELIKKQYRNIIDILTYDDLLRRLTTLINAY